DNA from Aggregatimonas sangjinii:
GACCAATCCCGTAGCATGGACCAAAAGCTACACGGGAAATTCTGGAAAGAAGGCAAGGGTCTTTTTCACAACCTTGGGACACCCCTATGATTTTAAAATCCCGTCAATGCGCAAGCTGTCGCTCAATGGCATTTATTGGGCGTTAGGCAAAGAAGACGAAATTCCCCCTACAGGAGTTCGAGGGGCGTTGGATATACCTTACGAACCGAACAACTCCGGTTTTGGGCAAGTATACAAAAAGAACAGACGCCCTGAAATCATCCAGTAATCCGAACATGGCTGTAAAATAGGACAGTAGAAAAGAAAAACATACATTTAGAATACTGTTGTCGTTTCACGATAGGACTCAGAACTTGACAATTTAACACACTCATCAAAATGAAAAAAAGACAATTTCTCAAGCAGACCGCCTTACTCGCTTCCTCGGTGACCATAATGCCCTCAGTGCTTTGGGGAGCTGGTTCGCATGAGGGTAAAAAGTTACGAACCGCCCATATCGGTATCGGCGGCATGGGCGGAGAAGATTTGAGGGACATCGCATCACATCCTATGGTAGAAGTAGTAGCCTTATGTGACGTAGACGCGAACAACTTAAGGGCGGGGCTGGCTTTGCATCCAAAGGCAAAATCGTACAAAGACTACCGGATCATGCTACAAGAAATGAAGAACGACATCGATGCGGTTATCGTTTCCACCCCTGACCACACGCATGCACCAGCTTCGATGATGGCCATGAACATGAACAAACCGGTATATTGTCAAAAGCCATTAACCCATCATGTATCCGAAGCAAGGGCGATGCGTAAATTGGCCGAAGATAAGAATCTTGTTACCCAAATGGGCATTCAAGTACATTCGTTTTACGATTATAAATTGGCCACCTTGTTGATACAATCCGGTATCATCGGTAAAGTAAGTCAAGTGCATGCCTGGTCTCCAAAGAATTGGGGCTACGACGGTCCTATTCCCAAGGGTGCTGATCCAGTACCGGAAACCTTGGATTGGAATCTGTGGCTAGGAACGGCTGCCGATCGCGTCTATCAAGAGGGGATATACCATCCTGGAAATTGGCGCAAATTGGTAGATTTCGGTTGTGGTACGTTGGGCGATATGGGCGTGCATATATTCGACACCCCGTACAACGCCCTGGCATTGGATGTTCCAAAAACCATTACCAATAACTGTAGGCCACCAAACGGATTCGGGTTTCCCGAAAATAATCACGTTATCTATGAATTTCCCGGTACCGAATATACTACAGAGGAATTCAAATGGACATGGTACGACGGTCCCGGAGCGCCAATGGAACACGAAGACTTAAAGTTGCCCATGGTTGCGAAGCTGCCCGAACCTCAACCTCAACAGGAGAACGATAACACATCTATGGCCGATAAAATATCGTTGGAAACGAAAATTACCCAAGAGGGTAAACTACCCGACCAAGGAGCGATGTTCGTGGGTGAAAAAGGACGCCTGTTATTGCCCCATTTTATGGAATTGCCCAAGAAAATAGTCGATGGGAAGTATGTTGATATATCGGCGGAAATCGAAGCTGTCGAAAAAGCGAACAACATGGGCAAGCCCATACGCGACTATGCCTCGGAAGGCCCGAAACACTACCATCAATTCGTTGATGCCTGTTTGGGGAAAGGCGAGACCACGGCTCCATTTTCGTATGCCGCAAGACTTACAGAGACAATTCTTTTAGGGGTCATCGCAGGGCGTTTTCCCGGCGAGACCTTACATTGGGACAATGAAACGGCAAAATTTACAGAAACCAAAGCCAACGCGTTCTTAGAAGCTCCCTATCGAGAGTTTTGATTCGCATCTTACGAGGTATCGCGCATGTGCCATGTACGACGAAAAAGTGTTTTCGTTCGTAACATTAGACATTTGCGCCCCACTCCTTGATTTTATAGAGCGATGGAAAGCGCTCAACATGTCGAATTAAATGTGACCGCATGTCAATTAAATTCGGGTTACCCACAAGGAAATAAACAAATCCTGAAATCTACAGTCCAGCTATACAGTGGTCTTAAATCCGTCATAAATTGAACCGCTCTGCTTTAAAAAATCCTATTTTTGGACAAAATTCCATTACTTGTATAAAACGATATATTTTTTAGCCTTTCTCTTCTTTGCATTTGCCCTTTGGGGTCAAGAGACCTCTGCTGAAAGCAAAACGGATACTTCACCCGAAAGTAAACAGATTAATATCGTCTACGGTGCCAATTTTACCAAAGACGAAAAACAGTTCCCCGGGGCTTTTATTTTCAGCAAGGATACCAAACAAGTACAGTTCGAACACCAAGGTGCCGATCTGTGGTGCGATATCGCTATTCACTATCAAAAGGAAAATCGCTTGCGGGCGATTGGCAATGTGCGCTTGGAACAAGGCGATAGTATTCAACTTACAGGAGGAAAAATCGACTACGACGGCGAAACCAAGCTTGCCAAAATCTATGAAGAAGTATTGCTTCGGAACGAGAGCGAGGAAAACAGCATGACCCTACGTACGGATACCCTGTATTTCGACAGGGAAAAACAGGAGTCATATTACAACACTTCCGGCACCGTCATCGATTCGGCGAACACGCTTACCAGCGAAATCGGTCGCTACTTTATGGAATTGAAAAAATATCAATTTCTGGATAGTGTTCATATCGATAATCCCGAGTACATATTGGATTCGGAGCAGTTAGATTATTATACCACCTCTAAAAATGCCTACATGTACGGGGCATCGACTATTACGGGGAAGACCTATAAAATATACTGCGAACGTGGCTTCTATGATACCAAAATCGAGAGCGGCTACTTTATAAAAAATACCCGAATCGATTATAATAATCAAATCATAGAAGGGGATAGTCTTTATTTTGATCAGGCTACCGAATTCGCTTCAGCTACCAATAACGTTGTGGTGACCGATACGGTCAACCAAGGAGTAATCAAATCACATTATGCGGAGGTGCACAAAGCCGTCGATTCGGTTTTTGCCACCAAAAGAGCTGTTTCCATTAAGGTGGTCGAGCAGGACTCGGTATATATTCACGGCGATACCCTAATGATGACCGGAAAACCCGCCAATAGAATCTTAAGGGCATTTAGAAACGCTAAAATTTACAAGACCGATTTGAGCGGCAAATGCGATTCGATACATTCCAATCAAAAGACCGGCATCACAAAGTTGATTACGAATCCCGTACTCTGGAACGTTGACAATCAAATCACGGGAGATAGCATCCATATCATTTCCAATATAAAAACGGAGCAGCTCGATTCGTTGAAAGTCTTGGAAAATGCGTTTATTATTTCCCAGGACACTATTGGCAAAAAAGGGTTCAATCAAGCCAAAGGAATTAATCTTTACGGTAAGTTTAAGGATAATGAATTAAGGGTCGTCGACTTAAAGCAGAATACCGAGGTCATCTACTATATGTACGATGACGATGATGAACTGCTGGGCATCAACAAAACCATATGCAGTGAAATCCATATTACTTTGGCCAATAATGACATTGAAGACCTAACCTTTATACAAAATCCGGAGGGCGATATCAATCCAGAAAAAGACATGCCCGAAAACACCAGAAAACTCAAGGGATTTATATGGCGGGGTGACGAGCGAATTCTAACCAAGGATGATATTTTCGATGAAGATGATAATTCTATAGAACTGGTGGTCATAAAAGGGATAACGGAGCCAATAGATATCGACGCCGAGGAAGAACAGCGCTCGCTGAACCCCGCAGACCCCGTAAACAATTTACCTCTACCCAATCCCGATGAAAAGGAAGGGGAAGACCAGAAACCAAAGGAAAAGAAAAAGGCCAAATAATACTTATTTCACAAACTTTACAGGCACGCGTGGTCTTCTAGTCGAATATGAAACAGGAT
Protein-coding regions in this window:
- a CDS encoding Gfo/Idh/MocA family protein, with product MKKRQFLKQTALLASSVTIMPSVLWGAGSHEGKKLRTAHIGIGGMGGEDLRDIASHPMVEVVALCDVDANNLRAGLALHPKAKSYKDYRIMLQEMKNDIDAVIVSTPDHTHAPASMMAMNMNKPVYCQKPLTHHVSEARAMRKLAEDKNLVTQMGIQVHSFYDYKLATLLIQSGIIGKVSQVHAWSPKNWGYDGPIPKGADPVPETLDWNLWLGTAADRVYQEGIYHPGNWRKLVDFGCGTLGDMGVHIFDTPYNALALDVPKTITNNCRPPNGFGFPENNHVIYEFPGTEYTTEEFKWTWYDGPGAPMEHEDLKLPMVAKLPEPQPQQENDNTSMADKISLETKITQEGKLPDQGAMFVGEKGRLLLPHFMELPKKIVDGKYVDISAEIEAVEKANNMGKPIRDYASEGPKHYHQFVDACLGKGETTAPFSYAARLTETILLGVIAGRFPGETLHWDNETAKFTETKANAFLEAPYREF
- a CDS encoding OstA-like protein; translation: MYKTIYFLAFLFFAFALWGQETSAESKTDTSPESKQINIVYGANFTKDEKQFPGAFIFSKDTKQVQFEHQGADLWCDIAIHYQKENRLRAIGNVRLEQGDSIQLTGGKIDYDGETKLAKIYEEVLLRNESEENSMTLRTDTLYFDREKQESYYNTSGTVIDSANTLTSEIGRYFMELKKYQFLDSVHIDNPEYILDSEQLDYYTTSKNAYMYGASTITGKTYKIYCERGFYDTKIESGYFIKNTRIDYNNQIIEGDSLYFDQATEFASATNNVVVTDTVNQGVIKSHYAEVHKAVDSVFATKRAVSIKVVEQDSVYIHGDTLMMTGKPANRILRAFRNAKIYKTDLSGKCDSIHSNQKTGITKLITNPVLWNVDNQITGDSIHIISNIKTEQLDSLKVLENAFIISQDTIGKKGFNQAKGINLYGKFKDNELRVVDLKQNTEVIYYMYDDDDELLGINKTICSEIHITLANNDIEDLTFIQNPEGDINPEKDMPENTRKLKGFIWRGDERILTKDDIFDEDDNSIELVVIKGITEPIDIDAEEEQRSLNPADPVNNLPLPNPDEKEGEDQKPKEKKKAK